In one Chitinispirillales bacterium ANBcel5 genomic region, the following are encoded:
- a CDS encoding transglycosylase domain-containing protein, translated as MADKEKKEKKKRSLPKRLLILIIVLSGLALVATVPGYMAARFAFNRYFEHWGDRLVDLEKRGLLSTEYGAGWQDVLMDKAMELEAQRIIQGIDSVEEEEAEVVDGIILSDYPSLSVVKLLREIREYSNTILITDRNDHPLTTIKTNHQRARIDEFPQTLITALIAAEDQNFWENDLGFEFDSFARAAIMAAKRSALNFRRAIPRGTSTITQQVAKLFISRLDEVGRREVSTTVDRKVRELRLAVALRKLYSAEEILEVYMNHSVTSDYGLIGYKDIANGLFGKELHELSDAECIYLARMVKWGRNVRPRIIEQCRIDMPRMGDALGWSEEKREEVLEEIENLTFTRPQRVRGDHGPLVDLANEFWLKTLRQNGSSEEQIAQMDLIDPNSLVRRKGNLTLKLSIDLPLQRKLEELVDARGYGPDTTIHNEVRIGSFGENVTLHSPPRDTVRSIQVLTEQRDLSEPGSSYITTLEPGDTLIKNIRYRELDNQEYRRSIFYYTRMPQTVDGQYYAYSIMDSRTGKLLAYYSRDRLGSRLIGLLRNRVPNGSATAKPILNALNYDLGIFRPYSRWTDTEPVKEDVPWSREINYSGGRPIGVIFDQTAVRGRGYRVHNYGRRFAGCQYVFDLLNTSNNILGVETIYRLNQRISDNGEIPAQAFPLVNLLYRLGAYSRITDELNMDYVTGVRVYKEISRIIGAEVDSMRSGQRRVPISDSLYSVALGTLEMSLYEQMHVFNMLYNNELIENPAEQPSLVLESITLNGNPVAINDTIRRFRPLSDINSIRPTLLGLHKRLVSHPGDGLTAYDIAYTPDLNDPVYNSESFHEDAFYIDESLSNFAKSGTTDEVIRPFNVDASSDKRTNYGLWNAVVRVDLSKFSGAEGPEDIRDLTVASIGEGNMEYTGARDGKSLHKFLTIGLLREAGIRAPNGFYSQYESYIRSVTPEAEKNCEQQPVTVPVDTGYDEEELEREIVEERTNGLPG; from the coding sequence ATGGCTGATAAAGAGAAAAAGGAAAAGAAGAAACGCTCCTTACCAAAGCGTCTTTTAATCCTGATAATTGTGCTTTCAGGTTTGGCTTTAGTAGCCACTGTTCCCGGATACATGGCTGCACGGTTTGCTTTCAACCGTTATTTTGAGCACTGGGGAGATAGGCTTGTTGATCTTGAAAAACGAGGGCTGCTCTCAACAGAATATGGTGCAGGGTGGCAGGATGTGTTGATGGACAAAGCAATGGAGCTTGAAGCTCAAAGAATAATTCAGGGCATAGATAGTGTTGAAGAAGAGGAAGCTGAAGTTGTTGATGGAATTATCCTCTCTGATTACCCCTCCCTTTCTGTGGTAAAGCTTTTGCGCGAAATACGAGAGTATTCAAACACCATTTTAATTACCGATCGCAACGATCACCCGCTGACCACCATCAAAACGAATCATCAGCGGGCAAGGATTGATGAATTCCCTCAAACTCTTATCACCGCACTTATTGCAGCCGAAGACCAAAATTTCTGGGAAAACGACCTGGGCTTTGAATTCGACAGTTTTGCACGGGCAGCAATTATGGCTGCAAAGCGTTCCGCATTAAACTTCCGACGCGCTATACCACGAGGCACCTCTACCATCACTCAACAGGTTGCAAAGCTTTTTATCTCAAGGCTCGATGAAGTAGGACGTCGGGAAGTAAGCACCACTGTGGACAGAAAGGTTCGGGAGTTACGGCTTGCAGTTGCGTTGCGCAAGCTTTACAGCGCAGAAGAGATCCTTGAGGTTTACATGAATCACAGTGTAACAAGCGATTATGGCCTTATAGGCTACAAGGATATTGCAAACGGACTTTTTGGTAAGGAACTTCATGAGCTTAGTGACGCAGAGTGTATTTATCTTGCGCGTATGGTGAAATGGGGACGCAATGTCAGACCAAGAATAATTGAACAGTGCAGAATAGATATGCCCAGAATGGGTGATGCGCTGGGGTGGAGTGAAGAGAAAAGAGAAGAGGTGCTTGAGGAGATTGAGAACCTTACCTTTACTCGCCCTCAACGGGTAAGAGGCGATCATGGCCCCCTCGTTGACCTGGCCAATGAATTCTGGCTTAAAACTCTCAGGCAGAATGGTTCCAGTGAAGAGCAGATTGCACAGATGGATTTAATCGATCCCAACTCACTTGTACGCCGCAAGGGTAATCTTACTCTTAAGCTCAGTATCGATCTGCCACTTCAGAGAAAACTTGAAGAGCTTGTGGATGCCAGAGGTTATGGCCCCGATACAACAATCCATAATGAGGTCAGAATTGGAAGTTTTGGTGAAAATGTTACGCTACATTCCCCCCCCAGAGATACCGTAAGATCAATCCAGGTGCTTACTGAACAAAGGGATCTCTCTGAACCCGGCTCCTCTTATATCACCACTTTGGAGCCTGGTGATACACTCATTAAAAACATCCGCTATAGAGAACTGGACAATCAGGAATACAGACGTAGTATTTTTTACTACACCCGAATGCCACAAACAGTCGATGGACAGTACTACGCCTATTCGATCATGGATTCAAGAACCGGTAAACTTCTGGCTTACTACTCACGAGACCGCCTTGGTTCACGGCTGATAGGACTGCTGCGAAACAGAGTCCCCAACGGCTCTGCTACCGCAAAGCCCATACTGAATGCCCTTAATTATGATCTAGGCATCTTTCGGCCCTACAGTCGATGGACCGATACTGAACCTGTTAAGGAAGATGTACCGTGGAGCAGAGAGATAAACTACAGTGGCGGTAGACCAATAGGTGTGATCTTTGACCAGACAGCAGTAAGGGGCAGAGGCTACCGTGTACACAACTATGGAAGACGTTTTGCGGGCTGTCAGTATGTTTTTGATCTTCTAAACACCTCAAATAACATTTTAGGAGTGGAAACGATCTACCGACTCAATCAGCGAATCAGTGACAATGGTGAAATTCCCGCTCAGGCGTTTCCACTGGTAAATCTTCTGTACCGCCTTGGGGCATATTCCCGTATCACCGATGAGCTCAATATGGATTATGTAACAGGGGTGAGGGTATATAAGGAGATATCCCGGATTATTGGGGCCGAAGTCGATTCGATGCGCTCTGGTCAACGAAGAGTACCTATTTCAGACAGTCTCTACTCGGTTGCGCTGGGGACACTTGAAATGTCCCTTTATGAACAGATGCATGTATTCAACATGCTATACAACAATGAGCTTATCGAAAACCCCGCGGAGCAACCTTCACTTGTTCTTGAATCGATAACACTCAATGGAAATCCCGTGGCAATCAATGATACTATCAGACGATTTCGTCCATTGTCAGATATAAACAGTATTCGCCCCACGTTACTTGGACTTCACAAAAGACTGGTTTCCCATCCCGGAGACGGACTTACTGCATACGATATAGCCTATACTCCGGATTTAAACGATCCGGTCTACAACTCCGAAAGTTTTCATGAAGACGCGTTTTACATAGATGAATCTTTGTCTAATTTTGCCAAAAGCGGAACAACGGATGAAGTGATCCGCCCCTTTAACGTGGATGCATCGAGTGATAAGCGCACCAATTACGGGCTTTGGAATGCAGTGGTGCGGGTTGATCTGTCAAAATTTTCAGGAGCAGAAGGCCCCGAAGATATCAGAGACCTGACGGTAGCTTCCATTGGCGAGGGAAATATGGAGTACACCGGAGCCAGAGATGGAAAATCGCTGCACAAGTTTCTTACTATAGGCCTACTAAGAGAAGCTGGTATCAGAGCCCCAAATGGTTTCTATTCACAGTATGAGTCGTATATCCGAAGTGTAACCCCTGAAGCGGAAAAAAATTGTGAACAGCAACCAGTTACAGTTCCGGTAGATACCGGGTACGATGAAGAGGAGCTTGAGAGAGAAATTGTTGAAGAACGAACTAATGGCCTCCCTGGTTAA
- a CDS encoding SUMF1/EgtB/PvdO family nonheme iron enzyme translates to MVLLIALFVITLYLYLNLRPQISEPPLDYDYTQIEPVDSIYESIDDTVVVEKEETEEIEEQQEAKEQADQLPPKEKHTETISDRDSVETSCEDTTKTPVDSSVVEQEKVDPCESDTVVLMVHPEPSGGIHYGSVSVTLVANKPSTVKWRLAEEGSEWNVYDGSEIIIDESRTLVYKAEDECGELFAQRREFYEIKPEYYLTLCPSDMIYVTDGEKEFCIDRYAWPNREGVYPVSFVSYYEAMDSCYSAGKRLPTKEEWSLACSGPHQWAYPYGERYQSGLCPTEETRKRTSGSFSQCRGYFGTYDMSGGLAEWTSTRSTENRRFFYVMGGFWESANQSNCFDPRYSYFPQNRHNPVGFRCVQDVKKNDSKKGSRR, encoded by the coding sequence GTGGTGCTTCTTATTGCCCTCTTTGTTATCACATTGTATCTTTATTTGAACTTGCGCCCTCAAATAAGTGAACCACCGCTCGACTATGATTATACCCAAATTGAGCCAGTGGATAGTATCTACGAAAGTATTGATGATACTGTGGTGGTTGAAAAAGAAGAGACTGAGGAGATAGAGGAACAACAGGAGGCAAAAGAGCAGGCTGATCAGTTACCACCTAAAGAAAAACATACAGAAACGATAAGCGACAGGGATAGTGTGGAAACGAGCTGTGAAGATACCACCAAAACGCCTGTGGACAGTTCTGTTGTGGAGCAAGAAAAGGTCGATCCCTGTGAAAGTGATACGGTAGTACTCATGGTTCACCCTGAACCATCGGGTGGAATACACTATGGCAGTGTTTCTGTAACGCTGGTGGCCAATAAACCCAGTACCGTGAAATGGCGCCTTGCAGAAGAGGGCTCTGAGTGGAATGTTTATGATGGCTCAGAGATAATTATTGATGAAAGCAGAACCCTTGTTTATAAAGCAGAGGATGAATGTGGGGAACTGTTTGCCCAGAGAAGAGAGTTTTATGAGATTAAACCAGAGTATTATCTTACACTTTGCCCGTCTGATATGATTTATGTAACTGATGGGGAAAAAGAGTTTTGTATAGATCGCTATGCATGGCCAAACAGGGAAGGGGTGTATCCCGTCTCCTTTGTTTCCTATTATGAGGCAATGGATTCCTGTTACTCTGCCGGAAAACGTTTGCCCACCAAAGAGGAGTGGAGCTTAGCATGCAGTGGTCCTCATCAATGGGCTTATCCCTATGGAGAGCGTTACCAAAGCGGCTTGTGCCCAACAGAAGAAACCAGAAAGCGGACTTCAGGTTCATTTTCTCAGTGCAGAGGATATTTTGGCACCTATGATATGTCCGGTGGCTTAGCAGAGTGGACATCAACACGATCAACTGAAAACAGAAGATTTTTTTACGTCATGGGTGGTTTTTGGGAAAGTGCGAACCAGAGTAATTGTTTTGACCCCCGCTATAGTTACTTTCCTCAAAACAGACATAATCCTGTTGGTTTTAGATGCGTTCAGGATGTAAAAAAAAATGATAGCAAAAAAGGGAGTAGAAGATAG
- a CDS encoding glycosyltransferase family 4 protein: MKIAMLAPVAWRTPPRHYGPWELVTSLLTEQLVKMGLDVTLFATQDSLTSARLRSVVKSGYEEDPHSDAKVCESLHIANCFESAEEFDLIHNHFDFLPLCYSKLTKTPLLTTIHGFSSPKILAVYKRYNTSGNYVSISDSDRSEQLNYLKTIYHGIDIDRFTFRKERGKYLIFFGRMHHDKGALEAIKIAQRASMELVMAGPIQDQEYFKTCVAPYIDNKNVHYAGSVGPAERDQLLGEALALLHPINFNEPFGLSVVEAMACGTPTVAFNRGSMPELIEHGKTGFLAQTTEEAARYIDQCISINRVNCRNRAEQRFSVKKMAEQYAEAYTIILEKDAVILEKDAVSMQRGKGEVV; this comes from the coding sequence ATGAAAATAGCTATGCTTGCACCTGTTGCATGGAGAACACCACCCCGCCATTATGGCCCCTGGGAACTGGTTACCTCTCTTTTAACCGAACAATTGGTGAAAATGGGCTTAGATGTCACCCTTTTTGCCACTCAGGACTCCCTTACTTCAGCCCGCCTGCGCTCTGTTGTAAAAAGCGGCTATGAAGAGGACCCCCATAGTGATGCAAAGGTTTGCGAAAGCCTTCATATAGCAAACTGCTTCGAAAGCGCAGAGGAGTTTGATTTAATTCACAACCATTTTGATTTCCTGCCACTATGTTACTCTAAATTGACCAAAACTCCTCTCCTGACGACGATTCATGGGTTTTCATCACCAAAAATCCTTGCAGTTTATAAAAGATATAACACATCGGGCAATTATGTATCTATCAGTGATTCAGATCGCTCAGAGCAGCTAAACTACCTGAAAACAATCTATCACGGCATAGATATTGATAGATTCACGTTCAGAAAAGAGCGGGGGAAATATCTGATCTTCTTTGGTCGAATGCACCATGATAAAGGCGCACTGGAAGCCATAAAGATCGCTCAAAGAGCATCAATGGAGCTTGTGATGGCAGGACCTATTCAGGATCAGGAGTACTTTAAAACCTGTGTGGCACCTTATATCGACAATAAGAATGTTCACTATGCAGGAAGTGTAGGCCCCGCTGAACGAGATCAACTCCTCGGGGAAGCACTGGCGCTTCTGCATCCCATTAATTTTAATGAGCCCTTTGGATTATCGGTGGTTGAAGCCATGGCATGCGGCACCCCCACCGTGGCATTTAACCGGGGAAGCATGCCGGAGCTTATTGAACACGGTAAAACGGGTTTTCTGGCCCAAACAACAGAGGAGGCGGCCAGATATATCGATCAGTGCATCTCCATTAACAGGGTAAACTGCAGAAACCGGGCAGAACAACGCTTCTCTGTTAAAAAAATGGCAGAACAATATGCTGAAGCATATACTATAATTTTAGAAAAAGATGCTGTAATTTTAGAAAAAGATGCTGTTTCAATGCAACGAGGAAAAGGAGAGGTGGTGTGA
- the pstS gene encoding phosphate ABC transporter substrate-binding protein PstS, with amino-acid sequence MFRTLKKVVVFAGLFGMTYAASVTAQNRVQLIGAGASFPAPLVTAMADEYRDLTNRRVTINYQSIGSGGGIRQFGEQTIMFGMTEAFLNDEIMKDVESKTGGRAFNVPITLADVVVTYNVPGVKTGLVFDGEVISDIFLGKITTWNDRRIRDLNPGVDLPRLPIQVVHRSDGSGTTNLWTSYLSNVNTQWAKTIGFATSVNWPTGVGGNGNEGVAGVVQTTPGAIGYNSFAYALLNDIPYAYLKNSSGNVINPSFESTSAAADISLPQDGRILFTNTPAPNGYPAAGFAWMLCYENMEKNNAINTKQEAEELIKFIIWAITDGQELSEELGYAQLPAAAVELGKNMIREMKWNGEPIGKKILDN; translated from the coding sequence ATGTTCAGAACATTAAAAAAAGTTGTGGTCTTTGCTGGTCTATTTGGGATGACGTATGCAGCATCAGTTACAGCACAGAATAGAGTTCAGCTTATTGGTGCAGGTGCTTCATTTCCAGCTCCCCTTGTAACGGCTATGGCAGACGAATACCGGGATCTGACGAATCGACGCGTTACAATTAATTACCAATCAATCGGATCTGGTGGAGGAATACGCCAGTTTGGTGAACAGACCATCATGTTTGGTATGACTGAGGCATTTCTCAATGATGAAATTATGAAAGATGTCGAGAGCAAAACCGGTGGCCGGGCATTTAATGTTCCAATTACACTTGCAGATGTGGTGGTAACTTACAATGTTCCAGGTGTAAAAACCGGGCTTGTGTTTGATGGAGAGGTTATTTCAGATATCTTCCTTGGAAAGATTACTACATGGAATGACCGCAGAATCCGAGACTTGAACCCTGGTGTTGATCTTCCCCGCCTTCCAATTCAGGTGGTTCACCGCTCTGATGGCTCAGGTACAACAAATCTCTGGACAAGTTACCTATCTAATGTTAATACACAATGGGCAAAAACAATCGGTTTTGCCACAAGTGTTAACTGGCCAACTGGTGTTGGTGGGAACGGTAATGAAGGTGTTGCTGGCGTAGTACAGACTACTCCCGGTGCAATTGGATACAACAGTTTTGCCTATGCTCTGCTTAACGATATTCCCTATGCTTATCTTAAAAACAGTTCCGGCAATGTAATTAACCCTTCCTTTGAGTCTACCTCTGCAGCAGCAGACATTTCTCTTCCCCAGGATGGCCGCATCCTTTTCACCAATACACCGGCTCCAAATGGTTACCCTGCCGCCGGTTTTGCCTGGATGCTTTGTTATGAAAATATGGAAAAGAACAATGCCATCAACACCAAACAGGAAGCAGAAGAGCTCATTAAGTTCATCATTTGGGCTATAACCGATGGTCAGGAGCTATCCGAAGAGCTGGGATATGCACAGTTACCTGCAGCGGCAGTGGAACTTGGCAAAAACATGATCCGTGAGATGAAATGGAACGGTGAGCCGATCGGCAAAAAAATTCTGGATAACTAA
- a CDS encoding response regulator transcription factor, with product MTSKKILIIEDDEDIIELVSYNLAREGYDVVAAVSGEEGLEKIKREQPNLVLLDLMLPGIDGFEVCRSIRTKAVQTNIPIIMLTAKGENADIVTGLELGADDYIIKPFSPRVLLARIKNILRRKNRENTDSSSVIALDKLVIHPGRHEVLLDNKKIDLTYTEFAVLHHLASKPEWVFSRFQIVEAIKGENYPVTDRSVDVIIVGLRKKLGKFGTLIETVRGVGYRFKEQVQVCD from the coding sequence GTGACTAGTAAAAAAATACTGATTATTGAGGATGATGAGGATATCATTGAGCTGGTATCTTATAACCTCGCACGAGAGGGTTATGATGTTGTGGCTGCGGTTTCAGGCGAAGAAGGTCTTGAAAAGATCAAAAGAGAACAACCGAACCTTGTTTTATTGGATCTCATGTTACCGGGAATCGATGGTTTTGAAGTATGCAGATCGATCAGAACTAAAGCAGTTCAAACAAACATCCCTATTATAATGCTCACAGCTAAAGGTGAAAACGCAGATATTGTAACTGGTCTTGAACTTGGTGCTGATGATTATATTATTAAACCATTCAGTCCACGGGTTTTGCTTGCCCGAATTAAAAATATTTTACGGAGAAAAAATAGGGAAAACACAGATAGTTCTTCTGTTATAGCTTTAGATAAACTGGTAATACATCCGGGCAGACATGAAGTTTTGCTTGATAACAAAAAAATAGATCTGACCTATACTGAATTTGCAGTTTTACATCACCTTGCAAGTAAACCAGAATGGGTTTTTTCCAGGTTTCAGATTGTTGAAGCTATCAAAGGGGAAAACTATCCTGTTACCGACAGAAGTGTAGATGTAATAATCGTAGGCTTAAGAAAAAAGCTGGGTAAATTTGGAACACTGATCGAAACGGTACGAGGTGTAGGATACCGTTTTAAGGAACAGGTACAGGTGTGCGACTAA
- the folP gene encoding dihydropteroate synthase — protein MSTLDSKQFLIMGIVNVTPDSFYDGGRYSQIDAAVAHGLRLAQEGADILDIGGASSRPGASIVDPEEECSRVVPVIEKLARDFKGPISVDTTWSLTARAALKAGASWVNDISAARFDPQIANVVAELGATVVLMHSRKTPQTMQHAPSYDDVIKEVSGELLEAVSKFRAAGVGRERIILDPGIGFAKTFDHNIALLRGLERLKELGFPLLVGTSRKAFIGKITERETEQRLWGSLGSVASAYTRGARIFRVHDVKETLDFLKVFSTIENV, from the coding sequence ATGAGTACTCTGGACAGCAAACAATTTCTTATAATGGGGATAGTGAATGTAACCCCCGATTCATTCTATGATGGTGGAAGATATAGTCAAATTGATGCCGCAGTAGCGCATGGTTTGCGCCTTGCACAAGAGGGTGCGGACATTTTAGATATAGGGGGGGCATCCTCAAGACCGGGCGCATCAATTGTTGATCCTGAGGAGGAATGCAGCAGAGTTGTCCCGGTTATAGAAAAACTGGCAAGAGACTTTAAGGGACCCATAAGTGTTGATACAACCTGGTCTTTGACTGCCAGAGCAGCTCTTAAGGCTGGGGCCAGCTGGGTTAATGATATCAGTGCAGCGAGATTTGATCCTCAAATTGCAAACGTAGTTGCTGAGCTGGGGGCTACGGTGGTGCTTATGCACAGCCGCAAAACACCGCAGACTATGCAACATGCTCCTTCTTATGACGATGTGATCAAAGAGGTGAGCGGGGAACTTCTTGAGGCGGTGAGTAAGTTCAGAGCAGCTGGGGTGGGTCGGGAGCGAATTATTTTGGACCCGGGGATTGGTTTCGCAAAAACGTTTGACCATAATATTGCGCTTCTTCGCGGGCTTGAGCGCTTAAAGGAACTGGGGTTTCCACTGCTTGTTGGAACCTCGAGGAAAGCGTTTATTGGGAAAATCACCGAGCGGGAAACTGAGCAAAGACTGTGGGGATCGCTGGGGAGTGTAGCAAGTGCATACACCAGAGGTGCTCGTATATTCAGAGTGCACGATGTTAAGGAAACGTTGGATTTCCTTAAAGTCTTCTCCACCATAGAAAATGTGTAA
- a CDS encoding ATP-binding protein, translating into MRLKPIFWQLFPSYSLLTIVALVIIVIFITSVIERFHFQQTETKITERISLVQDNFKKAIKENNYSLADSLAKRYGESARMRFSVILPDGTVIADTDKKPQVMDNHLNRPEILQALAGETGTTSRYSISVNRDMQYSAKALHDENGKLIGFIRASVSIDFIRKSLSRVNEKIALMLLLLILVTALVSLALSRYLSNRIKHLQTGAQFFAKGNLDHKLSGSGALEFEMLARSMNHMAMQLKERLETISTQRNEQETILNSMREGVLAIGLDQKIIKINKPAETIIGLDIEAARGKFVQESIRNSELHKLIKNLLSTLKPTEEELRLLQPDGTECVLQVHGTLLLNSSNSPCGILVVLNDITRLKKLEQMRKDLVANVSHELRTPLTSIKGFVETILAGAKNNPHDTERFLNIISRHVSRLDSIIGDLLDLSKLEKDIEMEDINLKVLPLEPVCIQAVDVCQSKASAKDIKINMLGSHNIKANIDPFMLEQALVNLIDNAIKYSDDNTTVDISISSDVNKAIISVQDQGYGIEKLHLPRIFERFYRVDKARSRKLGGTGLGLSIVRHIVLAHKGTISVKSDYGRGTCFTIILPC; encoded by the coding sequence GTGCGACTAAAACCTATTTTTTGGCAACTGTTTCCTTCTTACAGTCTTCTTACCATAGTAGCTCTGGTGATCATAGTGATCTTCATCACAAGTGTTATTGAACGCTTTCATTTCCAGCAAACAGAGACGAAAATAACTGAAAGAATATCTCTTGTTCAGGATAATTTCAAAAAGGCAATTAAGGAGAATAATTATTCACTTGCTGATTCTCTGGCAAAACGATACGGAGAGTCTGCACGAATGCGATTTTCTGTTATACTTCCGGATGGAACGGTTATAGCAGACACAGATAAAAAGCCACAGGTCATGGATAACCACCTGAACAGACCAGAAATTCTTCAGGCTCTTGCAGGTGAAACTGGTACTACCAGCCGATACAGTATATCGGTAAACAGAGATATGCAGTATTCAGCAAAAGCCTTACATGATGAAAATGGAAAATTGATAGGATTTATTCGCGCATCTGTTTCCATAGACTTTATCCGTAAGAGTCTTTCCAGGGTAAACGAAAAAATTGCGCTTATGCTGCTGTTGCTGATTCTGGTGACGGCTCTTGTATCATTAGCCCTAAGCAGATACCTGAGCAACAGAATAAAGCATTTGCAAACTGGTGCACAATTTTTTGCCAAAGGAAATTTAGACCATAAGCTTTCTGGATCTGGTGCCCTTGAATTTGAAATGCTTGCCCGATCAATGAACCATATGGCCATGCAACTTAAGGAACGGCTCGAAACGATTTCCACCCAGCGTAATGAACAGGAAACGATACTCAACAGTATGAGAGAAGGAGTACTGGCCATAGGGTTGGATCAGAAGATCATAAAGATAAATAAACCTGCTGAAACCATTATCGGTTTGGATATAGAGGCTGCAAGAGGTAAATTTGTTCAGGAATCCATTCGCAACAGTGAACTACATAAACTCATAAAAAATCTTTTGAGCACACTAAAGCCTACAGAGGAAGAACTAAGGCTTTTGCAACCAGATGGCACAGAATGTGTTCTTCAGGTGCATGGTACACTTCTTCTGAATTCCTCAAATTCTCCATGCGGTATTCTTGTGGTATTAAACGACATAACCCGTTTAAAGAAGCTTGAGCAAATGCGTAAGGACCTTGTGGCCAATGTGTCTCATGAACTTCGAACCCCTCTTACCTCCATTAAAGGTTTTGTTGAGACCATTTTAGCCGGAGCAAAGAATAATCCTCACGATACAGAACGGTTTTTAAACATTATAAGCAGACATGTTTCACGACTGGATTCAATAATTGGAGACCTTCTTGATCTCTCTAAACTGGAAAAAGATATAGAAATGGAAGATATTAATCTTAAAGTTCTCCCTCTTGAACCGGTCTGCATTCAAGCAGTAGACGTATGCCAATCAAAAGCATCCGCAAAGGATATCAAAATAAACATGCTTGGTTCACATAACATTAAGGCAAACATTGATCCGTTTATGCTTGAGCAAGCACTTGTTAATTTAATCGATAATGCTATCAAATACAGCGATGATAATACTACTGTTGACATTAGCATCTCAAGTGATGTTAATAAAGCAATTATATCTGTACAGGATCAGGGTTACGGAATAGAAAAACTCCATCTACCCAGAATTTTCGAACGCTTCTACAGAGTGGATAAAGCAAGAAGTCGTAAGCTCGGTGGGACCGGATTAGGTCTATCGATCGTAAGGCACATTGTTCTGGCGCATAAAGGAACTATTAGTGTTAAGAGTGATTACGGTCGGGGCACTTGTTTTACAATAATCTTACCATGCTAA